The following coding sequences are from one Dioscorea cayenensis subsp. rotundata cultivar TDr96_F1 unplaced genomic scaffold, TDr96_F1_v2_PseudoChromosome.rev07_lg8_w22 25.fasta BLBR01001714.1, whole genome shotgun sequence window:
- the LOC120256900 gene encoding LOW QUALITY PROTEIN: probable nucleoside diphosphate kinase 5 (The sequence of the model RefSeq protein was modified relative to this genomic sequence to represent the inferred CDS: deleted 1 base in 1 codon) produces MNSIAVSLLIFSSLLILSYICNADSEKERTLAMIKPDGLLGNYTDDIKKTIIRSGFGIVREMMIQLDEEKAKLFYAEHSAKSFFPDLVRYMMSGPVLVMVIEKYNAISDWRSLIGPTDAKQAKISHPNSIRAMCGSSTERNCVHGSDSRLSAAREISFFFKDISAEALKHDEL; encoded by the exons ATGAATTCGATCGCTGTTTCGCTGctcatcttctcttctctcctGATTCTCAg TTATATATGTAATGCGGATTCGGAGAAAGAGAGGACATTGGCAATGATCAAA CCTGATGGTTTGCTTGGTAACTATACTGATGATATAAAGAAGACAATTATAAGATCAGGATTTGGTATAGTAAGAGAGATGATGATTCAGCTAGATGAAGAAAAAGCGAAGCTCTTTTACGCTGAACATTCGGCGAAAAGTTTCTTCCCTGACCTTGTTAGATATATGATGAG TGGTCCAGTTCTTGTTATGGTTATCGAGAAGTATAATGCAATCTCTGATTGGCGCTCTTTAATTGGACCGACTGATGCAAAACAGGCCAAAATTTCTCATCCTAACAG CATTAGAGCTATGTGCGGGTCGAGCACTGAAAGGAATTGTGTCCATGGTTCGGATTCTCGCCTATCTGCTGCAcgagaaatttcatttttctttaaagATATATCTGCag AAGCTTTAAAGCATGATGAACTCTAA
- the LOC120256899 gene encoding LOW QUALITY PROTEIN: transmembrane protein 87A-like (The sequence of the model RefSeq protein was modified relative to this genomic sequence to represent the inferred CDS: deleted 1 base in 1 codon), with translation MAEFHGSYSFALALLLLSVFLIHFAAASVHDYAGEKFTAKGNAFVLYGGSEGLYASIPGSNATGLASEEASIRFEKITFMRSEEFASKKKDTDEVMVQAIIFEVEDRETIGGSAYGGLRAVCCTTDLAKLGACTEGTIIHRESAKNPGWPKVLAASFKGNEVVATLPSQTIPILRTGMYNLYFVYCDSSLDGLVVEGKTIWKNPTGYLPGRMAPLMNFYGLMSLAFVVLGIFWFSQVAKFWREVIPLQNCVTLVIALGMFEMALWYFDYAKFNETGVRPGGITFWAVTFGAVKRTVARVLILVVSMGFGVVRPTLGGLTSKVMMLGATFFLASEVLEVAENVGAVSDLSGKARLFLVFPVALLDGFFILWIFRSLYKTLDKLQARRMAAKLEIYMKFRNALAAATIVSVCWICFEVYFKSTDGYNERWENAWIIPAFWHVLSFSLLCVVCALWSPSQNSMRYAYSDGKQRRFRQRKLSSTDKTSYISHQRTTTKPDYSTTLNSKLEDQQNGDLEQDKRE, from the exons ATGGCGGAGTTCCATGGCTCCTATAGCTTTGCATTGGCTCTGCTTCTCCTCTCCGTGTTCCTTATCCATTTCGCTGCTGCATCCGTCCATGACTACGCTGGCGAGAAGTTCACAGCCAAGGGGAATGCGTTCGTGCTTTATGGTGGAAGTGAGGGCCTTTATGCGTCCATTCCTGGCTCTAATGCTACTGGACTTGCCAGCGAGGAGGCTTCCATTCG ATTTGAAAAGATCACATTTATGAGGTCTGAAGAATTTGCTTCCAAGAAGAAAGACACTGATGAGGTGATGGTTCAGGCCATAATTTTCGAGGTTGAAGATCGTGAGACTATCGGAGGCTCAGCATATGGTGGTCTAAGAGCCGTTTGCTGCACAACTGACCTTGCAAAATTGGGTGCTTGTACAGAGGGGACTATCATACACCGTGAGTCTGCGAAGAACCCTGGTTGGCCAAAAGTCTTAGCTGCTTCCTTCAAAGGAAATGAAGTTGTTGCAACATTACCGTCTCAAACGATACCTATATTAAGGACTGGGATGTATAACTTGTACTTCGTTTATTGTGATTCATCGCTTGATGGATTGGTTGTAGAAGGCAAGACCATATGGAAAAACCCAACTGGGTATCTTCCTGGGAGGATGGCTCCTCTCATGAATTTCTATGGGTTAATGTCTCTTGCCTTTGTGGTACTTGGTATCTTTTGGTTTTCCCAAGTA GCGAAGTTTTGGAGAGAGGTCATACCACTGCAGAATTGTGTAACACTTGTTATCGCATTGGGGATGTTTGAAATGGCATTGTGGTACTTTGATTATGCTAAATTCAATGAAACCGGTGTTCGTCCAGGCGGGATCACATTTTGGGCAGTAACCTTTGGTGCTGTTAAGCGGACGGTTGCGCGTGTGCTTATCCTTGTTGTTTCAATGGGATTTGGAGTTGTAAGGCCTACTCTTGGTGGCCTTACCTCCAAAGTGATGATGCTTGGAGCAACCTTTTTTCTAGCTTCTGAGGTCCTTGAAGTGGCAGAGAATGTAGGAGCTGTAAGTGATCTCTCTGGTAAAGCAAGGCTATTCTTGGTTTTTCCAGTGGCTCTCTTGGATGGATTCTTCATTCTTTGGATTTTCAGATCTCTATACAAAACACTGGACAAACTCCAG GCTAGACGAATGGCGGCAAAGCTAGAGATTTATATGAAATTCAGAAATGCATTGGCCGCGGCTACCATTGTATCTGTCTGTTGGATCTGCTTCGAG GTTTACTTCAAGTCGACCGATGGATACAATGAACGATGGGAAAATGCTTGGATCATTCCGGCTTTCTGGCATGTCTTATCCTTCTCACTTCTTTGCGTCGTCTGTGCTCTCTGGTCGCCATCCCAGAACTCAATGAG GTATGCATACTCAGACGGAAAGCAACGAAGATTTCGACAGAGAAAACTCTCTTCCACCGATAAAACCAGCTACATTTCTCATCAAAGGACAACCACCAAACCAGATTACAGTACAACACTGAACTCAAAACTTGAAGATCAACAAAATGGTGATCTTGAACAAGATAAGAGGGAGTAG
- the LOC120256902 gene encoding LOW QUALITY PROTEIN: pentatricopeptide repeat-containing protein At3g18110, chloroplastic-like (The sequence of the model RefSeq protein was modified relative to this genomic sequence to represent the inferred CDS: inserted 1 base in 1 codon; deleted 4 bases in 4 codons): protein MPSISFTASPITVFSAVPRRLHSAGSTTTTTSGEPSPDFIYNRSIPSIRWPNLNLTDYSPSSPXPSPSHPPIGSTSRPESESDPNPLPAAEPLDSKRSRTRAKKLNKLALKRAKDWRQRVELLSGRILALNPSEFVADILDSRAVQMTPTDLCFVVKTVGHVNWRRSLEVFEWLTLHRRHSPGPRLLSTILSVLGRARQTLIAEELFARCADPESNPSAVAVQVYNAMMGVYARAARFNDVQKLLEEMKSRSIAPDLVSFNTLINAKAKAGLMVPGSARELLQQVRNAGLRPDTITFNTLISACSHSLSFSEAVEVFESMEASKCLPDLWTYNGMVSVYARCGMARDARRVFDELGQRGFSPDAVTYNALLYAFARDGDVEEVERVCEQMVNAGFKKDEITYNTMIHMYGKMGMLDLVVELYREMREDGCSPDAVTYTVLIDSLGKADKVTEAERVMGEMVEAGVRPTLRAYSALICGYAKAGMRDEAVRTFELMRKSGIKPDNLAYSVMVDILLRSNDVRKAMVLYREMMRDGFRPDKGLYGVMLGVLAKESKDEEIREVVRDMEESGFSSKVILSILVKGECFFKAAEVLKRAVDAGFEPERENLFSIMNAFVSSGRHAEMHDLLNFLKENAPNSHTLIAEATIFMLCKIIKAEAAIAEYNKVRVCNFESIGASYNMYESLIICCEETEFFHEASQIFSDMKFLGLEPSWKIYESVINIFCKMGFPETSHHLVNQAERAGIAINLSIYVNLIETYGRLKMWQRAESIVEDLRLRSLVDRKIWNALINAYAANGRYEQARAIFNTMMKDGIQPTIDSVNGLMQALIVDGRLDELYVVVQELQDMDFKISKSTVLMMLDAYARVGNIFEVKKIYNGMKAAGYLPTMHLYRSMLALLCRGKRLRDVELMLAEMEGIGFKPDLSIFNSLLKMYTGVEDFKKTVETYRKMQEAGYKPDEDTYNTLIVMYSRDRRPEEGFSLLNDMKKQGLEPKMDTYKSLLAACAKEQLWEQAEELFENMRSKVCIQDRLIYHIMMKIYRDSGDHSKAENVLSLMKEAGVQPSLATMHLLMVSYGSGGHPQEAENILNNLKASGMELSTLPFSSVIDAYLKKGDYNMGITKLLEMKRDGVEPDHRIWTCFIRAASRCEQTDDAMLLLNALQENGFDIPIRLLTEKADSLIVEVDRLLEDLGPMEDNAAFNFVNAVEDLLWAFERRATASWVLQLAIKKSIYRHNLFRVAEKDWGADFRKLSGGAALVALTLWLDLMQDASLQGIPESPKSVVLITGGAEYNMVSLNKTLKAYLWEMGSPFLPCKTRDGLLVAKAHSLRMWLKDSSFCLDLELKDAISLPKTNSMKLTDGYFMRASLVQAFNDIHEQLGQLRPKKFAQLALLPKETRDKVMKTQLERSREKLEKMRERGLVRARKPTKFRTRKFMRRQHKAHEMATQGS, encoded by the exons ATGCCATCAATCTCCTTCACCGCTTCTCCGATCACCGTCTTCTCCGCCGTTCCCCGCCGGCTCCACTCCGCCggctccaccaccaccaccacctccggCGAACCCTCACCAGACTTCATCTACAACCGTTCAATACCTTCCATCCGATGGCCCAACCTCAATCTCACCGACTATTCCCCTTCCTCTC CTCCCTCTCCCTCCCATCCCCCAATCGGATCCACCTCCAGACCCGAATCCGAATCAGATCCGAACCCGCTTCCCGCCGCCGAGCCACTTGACTCCAAACGCAGCCGAACCCGCGCCAAAAAGCTGAACAAGCTGGCTCTGAAGCGAGCCAAAGACTGGCGCCAGCGCGTCGAGCTCTTATCA GGTCGGATCCTCGCCCTCAACCCATCCGAATTCGTCGCCGACATCCTCGACTCACGTGCCGTGCAGATGACCCCCACCGACCTCTGCTTCGTCGTCAAAACCGTCGGCCACGTCAACTGGCGCCGCTCTCTCGAGGTCTTCGAATGGCTCACCCTCCACCGCCGCCACTCCCCCGGCCCTCGCCTCCTCTCCACCATTCTCTCCGTCCTCGGCCGCGCTCGCCAAACCCTCATCGCCGAGGAACTCTTCGCTCGCTGCGCCGACCCGGAGTCCAACCCCTCCGCCGTCGCCGTCCAGGTTTATAATGCCATGATGGGCGTCTACGCCCGCGCCGCCCGTTTCAACGACGTCCAGAAGCTTCTTGAAGAGATGAAGTCCCGGAGCATCGCCCCTGATCTTGTGAGCTTCAACACTCTCATCAATGCCAAGGCGAAGGCCGGCCTTATGGTTCCTGGCTCTGCTCGTGAGCTTCTCCAGCAAGTCCGCAATGCTGGGCTTCGTCCCGATACCATCACTTTCAATACTCTTATTAGTGCTTGCTCGCATAGTTTGAGCTTCAGTGAGGCAGTGGAGGTCTTTGAGAGCATGGAGGCTTCGAAATGCCTGCCGGATTTGTGGACTTATAATGGTATGGTGTCTGTTTATGCTCGCTGTGGTATGGCAAGGGATGCCCGCAGGGTGTTTGATGAATTGGGTCAGAGAGGTTTTTCACCGGATGCTGTCACTTATAATGCTTTGTTATATGCATTTGCGAGAGATGGTGATGTTGAGGAGGTTGAGAGAGTTTGTGAGCAAATGGTGAATGCTGGATTCAAGAAGGATGAGATTACTTATAATACGATGATACATATGTATGGGAAAATGGGGATGTTGGATTTGGTTGTGGAGTTGTATCGAGAGATGAGAGAGGATGGATGTAGTCCTGATGCTGTGACATATACAGTGTTGATTGATTCGTTGGGGAAGGCTGATAAGGTGACGGAGGCGGAGAGGGTGATGGGGGAGATGGTGGAGGCTGGGGTGAGGCCGACACTGAGGGCATATAGTGCTTTGATTTGCGGGTATGCAAAGGCTGGCATGCGAGATGAGGCGGTTCGCACATTTGAGCTTATGAGGAAGTCAGGGATCAAGCCCGACAATTTAGCTTATTCGGTGATGGTGGATATTCTTTTGAGGTCTAACGATGTGAGGAAGGCAATGGTGTTGTATAGGGAGATGATGCGGGATGGGTTTAGGCCAGATAAGGGACTTTATGGTGTTATGCTTGGCGTTCTTGCGAAGGAGAGTAAAGATGAGGAGATTAGAGAGGTTGTTAGGGACATGGAGGAGTCTGGGTTCAGCTCGAAAGTGATTTTGTCAATTCTTGTAAAAGGGGAGTGCTTCTTTAAAGCTGCCGAAGTTTTGAAACGTGCTGTTGATGCAGGATTTGAGCCCGAAAGAGAGAATTTGTTTTCTATCATGAATGCATTCGTTTCATCAGGCAGGCATGCTGAGATGCATGATTTACTcaattttttaaaggaaaatgcGCCCAATTCACATACTTTGATAGCAGAAGCTACGATTTTCATGTTGTGC AAGATCATCAAAGCAGAAGCTGCTATAGCAGAGTACAATAAGGTGAGGGTGTGCAACTTTGAATCCATTGGTGCTAGTTATAACATGTATGAAAGCTTGATCATCTGCTGTGAAGAGACTGAGTTCTTCCATGAAGCTTCTCAAATATTTTCAGACATGAAATTTCTTGGGCTGGAACCTTCTTGGAAGATTTATGAGAGTGTGATCAATATTTTCTGCAAGATGGGTTTTCCGGAAACATCACATCACTTGGTTAATCAGGCCGAAAGAGCTGGCATTGCAATCAATCTTtctatttatgttaatttgataGAGACGTATGGCAGGCTAAAGATGTGGCAGAGAGCAGAAAGCATTGTTGAGGATCTCAGATTACGGTCACTAGTTGATAGGAAAATCTGGAATGCTCTGATAAATGCATACGCTGCAAATGGCCGCTATGAGCAGGCAAGGGCAATCTTCAATACCATGATGAAAGATGGTATTCAGCCTACCATTGATTCTGTTAATGGCCTCATGCAAGCATTGATTGTTGACGGGAGGCTAGATGAACTCTACGTTGTTGTTCAGGAGCTGCAAGATATGGACTTCAAAATTAGCAAAAGTACAGTTCTGATGATGCTGGATGCCTATGCAAGAGTCGGGAATATCTTTGAGGTGAAGAAGATCTACAATGGCATGAAGGCTGCAGGATATTTGCCCACAATGCATCTGTATAGGAGTATGCTTGCTTTGTTGTGCCGTGGAAAACGATTGAGAGATGTTGAACTGATGTTAGCTGAGATGGAAGGCATTGGTTTTAAGCCTGACCTTTCCATTTTCAACTCACTTCTCAAAATGTACACTGGAGTGGAAGATTTTAAGAAGACAGTGGAGACTTACAGGAAAATGCAAGAAGCAGGGTACAAACCTGATGAGGACACTTACAACACTCTTATAGTGATGTACAGCAGGGACAGGAGGCCTGAAGAAGGGTTTTCTCTTCTAAATGATATGAAGAAACAGGGTTTGGAGCCCAAGATGGATACATACAAAAGCTTATTAGCTGCATGTGCTAAGGAACAACTGTGGGAACAGGCTGAGGAACTC TTTGAGAATATGAGATCAAAAGTTTGCATACAGGATCGGTTAATTTACCATATTATGATGAAGATATATAGAGACTCCGGAGACCATTCTAAAGCTGAGAATGTGCTTTCTCTGATGAAAGAAGCTGGTGTACAGCCATCACTTGCTACGATGCACCTGCTTATGGTTTCATATGGCTCAGGTGGGCATCCTCAGGAAGCAGAGAACATTCTCAATAACTTGAAAGCATCTGGGATGGAGCTCAGTACACTGCCTTTCAGTTCTGTTATTGATGCTTACCTGAAGAAGGGAGATTATAACATGGGAATTACAAAACTTCTGGAGATGAAGAGAGATGGTGTGGAGCCAGATCATAGAATCTGGACTTGTTTTATCAGGGCTGCAAGTAGATGTGAGCAAACTGATGATGCAATGTTGCTCCTAAATGCACTGCAGGAGAATGGTTTTGATATTCCGATCAG GCTGCTGACAGAGAAAGCTGACTCACTGATTGTGGAGGTGGACCGGTTGCTTGAAGATTTGGGGCCTATGGAAGATAATGCTGCGTTTAACTTTGTCAATGCAGTTGAAGATCTACTGTGGGCATTTGAAAGACGAGCGACTGCATCATGGGTTTTGCAATTGGCTATCAAGAAAAGCATTTACCGCCACAATTTGTTCCG GGTTGCTGAGAAAGATTGGGGAGCTGATTTCAGGAAACTCTCTGGCGGTGCCGCTCTTGTTGCTCTTACTTTATGGCTTGATCTCATGCAA GATGCATCACTGCAGGGGATTCCAGAGTCACCAAAGTCTGTTGTATTAATAACAGGGGGTGCAGAATACAACATGGTGTCTCTAAATAAAACACTGAAAGCCTATCTTTGGGAGATGGGATCACCGTTTCTGCCTTGC AAAACTCGTGACGGGCTCCTTGTGGCAAAGGCTCACTCCCTTAGGATGTGGCTGAAGGACTCGTCCTTCTGTCTTGACCTAGAGTTGAAGGATGCAATATCTCTGCctaaaacaaactcaatgaaGCTCACAGATGGATATTTCATGAGAGCTAGTTTAGTTCAGGctttcaatgatatacatgaaCAACTGGGGCAGTTGCGGCCAAAGAAGTTTGCACAGTTGGCTTTGTTGCCTAAAGAAACCAGGGACAAGGTTATGAAAACCCAATTAGAACGCAGCCGGGAAAAACTGGAAAAAATGAGGGAAAGGGGTCTTGTTAGAGCAAGGAAGCCGACAAAATTTCGCACAAGAAAATTTATGAGAAGACAACATAAGGCTCATGAGATGGCTACACAAGGTTCTTAA
- the LOC120256903 gene encoding probable nucleoredoxin 1, which produces MISSQSSPASPETSSSATAAIRLRLVILNGKVVALYFSASWCGPCRRFTPKLIEVYGELSSQGKGFEVVFVSGDEDEAAFNEYFAKMPWLAIPFSDEKTRDSLNELFKVRGIPHLVILSESGVVLTEEGVEAVREYGAEAYPFSQEKIKQFQEGEIAAKQAQTLCSVLVSNSRDFLVSKDGTKVPVSELEGKVVGLYFSVSSFPGSREFTPSLVKAYEKLKENGENFEVVLVSLDDEESTFNASFASMPWLAIPFKDKALEKLPRYFELETLPTLVILGPDGKTLNSNVAELVEEHGHEAYPFTPEKIQELADVARVRMESQTLESLLVSGELNYVIGKDGAKIPVSQLVGKNILLYFSAHWCPPCRAFLPQLITTYNKIKEKDSAFELVFLSSDKDQSSFDDYFAEMPWLALPFGDERKKSLSRKFKIRGIPSLVAIGSSGNTVTTEARGLIMVHGADAYPFTDERIKELEAEIEEMAKSWPKTLKHHLHEEHELVLTRRRRYNCDECQDGGQGWSFYCEECDFDLHPKCALAKEKGVANEEGEEKTGKEGYVCDGEVCYKA; this is translated from the exons ATGATCTCGTCTCAATCCTCTCCGGCGAGTCCAGAGACTTCCTCGTCCGCCACAGCGGCGATCAG GTTAAGACTTGTGATCTTAAATGGAAAGGTTGTGGCTTTATACTTCTCTGCTTCATGGTGTGGACCTTGTAGGAGGTTTACTCCAAAGCTAATTGAGGTTTATGGTGAGCTCTCTTCACAGGGAAAGGGGTTTGAGGTTGTGTTTGTTTCAGGGGATGAGGATGAGGCAGCATTCAATGAATACTTTGCTAAAATGCCATGGCTTGCTATTCCATTCTCTGATGAGAAGACAAGGGATAGCTTGAATGAGTTGTTCAAGGTGAGGGGGATACCACATTTGGTTATCCTTAGTGAGAGTGGAGTTGTGCTTACTGAGGAGGGGGTGGAGGCTGTGAGAGAATACGGCGCCGAGGCTTACCCTTTCTCTCAGGAGAAGATCAAACAATTCCAGGAGGGAGAGATTGCAGCTAAGCAAGCGCAAACTCTTTGCAGTGTGCTTGTTTCTAACTCTCGTGATTTCTTGGTTTCGAAAGATGGAACTAAG GTACCTGTGTCAGAGCTTGAAGGGAAAGTCGTAGGTCTCTACTTCTCGGTGAGCTCTTTCCCTGGTAGCCGTGAGTTCACGCCGTCGCTAGTGAAGGCATATGAAAAGCTGAAGGAAAATGGTGAGAATTTTGAGGTTGTGCTTGTGTCGTTGGATGATGAGGAGTCAACTTTCAATGCAAGCTTTGCAAGCATGCCTTGGCTTGCTATCCCCTTCAAGGACAAGGCCTTGGAAAAGTTACCCCGCTACTTTGAGCTCGAGACATTGCCAACACTTGTTATTCTTGGTCCTGATGGGAAGACTCTGAATTCAAATGTTGCTGAGCTTGTTGAAGAACATGGTCATGAAGCTTACCCATTTACTCCTGAGAAAATTCAGGAGCTTGCTGATGTGGCAAGGGTGAGAATGGAATCTCAGACATTAGAGTCCCTTCTTGTTTCTGGGGAGCTTAATTATGTCATTGGAAAAGATGGTGCAAAG ATTCCAGTTTCCCAACTAGTTGGGAAGAACATCCTTCTCTACTTCTCTGCGCATTGGTGTCCTCCGTGCCGTGCATTCTTGCCCCAACTCATCACAACTTACAACAAGATCAAGGAGAAAGACAGCGCCTTCGAGTTAGTTTTCCTCTCAAGTGATAAAGATCAAAGCTCTTTCGATGACTACTTTGCTGAGATGCCATGGCTTGCACTTCCCTTTGGGGATGAAAGAAAGAAGTCCTTGAGCCGCAAATTCAAGATTCGGGGAATTCCGTCTCTTGTGGCCATTGGTTCATCAGGAAATACAGTGACCACTGAAGCAAGAGGTCTCATTATGGTTCATGGTGCTGATGCATACCCATTCACCGACGAGAGAATTAAGGAGTTGGAAGCTGAAATAGAGGAGATGGCAAAATCATGGCCGAAGACTCTGAAGCATCATCTACATGAAGAGCACGAACTCGTATTGACTCGCCGTAGGCGATACAATTGTGATGAATGCCAGGATGGAGGACAAGGGTGGTCCTTTTACTGTGAAGAATGCGACTTCGATTTGCACCCCAAGTGTGCATTAGCCAAAGAAAAAGGTGTTGCTAATGAGGAAGGCGAAGAAAAAACCGGCAAGGAAGGCTATGTTTGTGATGGAGAAGTTTGCTACAAAGCTTGA